Proteins co-encoded in one bacterium genomic window:
- a CDS encoding PKD domain-containing protein, giving the protein MPYIRVYLISALILIVALSAACSAGGRRGAGQKPGLALIPFQSGDPFGELSKLEPPAGADPAVFELLRGELEKALKGAGKLRASSAAPTLTESKVMDLAYLDDGDGTYSLAWTYRNKGDYDQNGEVGVSDITPIALNFLESASDEGPQDPDMVVDGDGNGEIGVSDITPIAINYLITVAKYKVEGSANANGPFQAAGEIALPNATPGGWFTPISFDLGATPAFEYYRVVPDDGNGHRGIPSNVASKPALNLPPDITSVSPLFAQTGSNVTFVAEVTGDAPLVYAWDFAGGATPGTSSEVSPTVTIGDVGTYSCTLTVTNDFGEDVFPFTLQATLGAPPNISGVSPLSCQTDVDVTFTATVTGEAPLSYEWDFGGGTTPGTSTEASPTVHSGAVGTYDCTLTVTNSIGSDSFPFTLEITELPPPPVILDVQPREGNEGEVVTFVATVEGTGPFTYLWDFRPACVPGLSTAASPDITLQTPGTWPVTLEVSNAGGSDAFGFQLTIVDTTIPPSIQSVAPTSGEEGTNITIAATINGPGPFTYNWNFGGGAAPNSSTEESPTITLGAPGEYNASLFVTNAFGNDSYPFTLTVTAIGQNWTTYTVDNFGMSEHPSLAIIGGNPCIAYYDGQNEDLVFASCNAADGSGTWTSYPVDQLANPGDEVGRHCSLVSIGGLPGISYHIGGADSDLKYATCDAADGSGTWSKYTIDSDGKTGMYTCAAEVGGRPAISYVNAQTGDLKYAISDTADPSGSWTNVIVDSGDVGAWNTVLLLSGGVPVIGYYTNDGGGEYKTATADTADGTGSWTIRSVQSVGGGFIGSGRHMAAVNSTIASAFFNFNDTRLRFAINGAADASGSWTFRDVDALGNSRQHVSLAAVGGLPSLGFFDVTSLGLWAAWCDAADGSGTWTVEPVKAGINVNYTSVAEVDGRIGIAYYDVSAGQLKLAVRNP; this is encoded by the coding sequence ATGCCATACATCCGTGTTTATTTAATATCTGCTTTGATTTTGATTGTGGCGCTTTCGGCGGCATGCTCCGCCGGCGGCCGCAGGGGCGCCGGGCAAAAGCCGGGGCTAGCGTTGATCCCGTTCCAATCCGGCGATCCATTCGGGGAGCTTTCCAAACTGGAGCCGCCCGCAGGTGCGGATCCCGCGGTATTCGAATTGCTTCGCGGGGAGCTTGAGAAGGCGCTTAAAGGCGCAGGGAAGCTGCGGGCATCCTCCGCCGCGCCGACCCTGACAGAAAGCAAAGTGATGGATTTGGCCTACTTGGACGACGGCGACGGCACTTACAGCCTGGCTTGGACATACCGCAACAAGGGCGACTATGACCAAAACGGAGAAGTCGGCGTTTCGGACATCACGCCGATTGCGCTCAATTTTCTGGAAAGCGCGTCCGACGAAGGCCCGCAGGATCCGGATATGGTGGTTGACGGAGACGGAAACGGCGAAATCGGCGTGTCCGACATCACTCCAATCGCAATCAACTACCTGATAACGGTTGCCAAGTACAAAGTTGAAGGATCCGCCAACGCGAACGGGCCGTTCCAGGCGGCGGGCGAAATCGCGCTTCCGAACGCGACGCCAGGCGGCTGGTTCACCCCGATCTCATTCGATTTGGGCGCCACTCCGGCGTTCGAATATTATCGCGTCGTACCCGACGACGGGAACGGCCACAGGGGCATCCCGTCCAACGTGGCGTCCAAACCTGCGCTGAACCTTCCGCCCGATATCACTTCCGTTTCTCCGCTTTTCGCGCAAACCGGAAGCAATGTAACGTTCGTGGCGGAAGTGACCGGGGACGCGCCGCTCGTCTACGCGTGGGACTTCGCGGGCGGGGCCACACCCGGTACATCAAGCGAGGTTTCGCCGACTGTCACAATCGGCGACGTCGGCACCTACTCCTGCACGCTCACCGTCACCAACGATTTCGGAGAAGACGTTTTTCCGTTCACGCTTCAGGCGACCCTGGGCGCACCGCCGAATATTTCGGGAGTATCGCCCCTGTCATGCCAGACGGACGTAGACGTGACATTCACCGCCACCGTCACCGGCGAAGCGCCGCTTTCATACGAATGGGATTTCGGGGGCGGAACCACGCCAGGAACCAGCACGGAGGCGTCACCGACCGTGCATTCCGGCGCAGTCGGCACCTACGATTGCACGCTCACCGTGACAAACTCGATCGGCAGCGATTCATTTCCGTTCACGCTCGAAATTACGGAGCTGCCGCCCCCGCCGGTGATTCTCGACGTTCAGCCGCGGGAGGGTAACGAAGGCGAGGTTGTCACTTTCGTCGCGACAGTCGAGGGCACAGGCCCGTTCACGTATCTGTGGGATTTCCGCCCGGCGTGCGTGCCCGGACTCTCCACCGCCGCTTCGCCGGACATCACTCTGCAGACGCCCGGAACCTGGCCCGTCACGCTTGAGGTTTCCAATGCCGGCGGAAGCGACGCATTCGGATTCCAACTTACGATTGTCGATACCACGATTCCGCCTTCAATCCAATCCGTCGCTCCGACCAGCGGCGAAGAAGGAACCAACATCACCATCGCCGCGACAATAAACGGTCCCGGCCCGTTCACCTACAACTGGAATTTCGGCGGCGGAGCTGCGCCCAACAGCTCCACCGAAGAATCGCCGACCATCACCCTCGGCGCGCCCGGCGAATACAACGCAAGCCTGTTCGTCACGAACGCTTTCGGAAACGACAGCTACCCGTTCACGCTGACTGTCACCGCGATCGGCCAGAACTGGACGACTTACACCGTAGATAATTTCGGGATGAGCGAGCATCCATCGCTTGCGATTATCGGCGGCAATCCGTGCATTGCATATTACGACGGCCAGAACGAAGACCTTGTGTTCGCATCCTGCAACGCGGCCGACGGAAGCGGAACCTGGACTTCCTATCCGGTTGACCAGCTCGCGAATCCCGGCGACGAGGTCGGGCGGCACTGCTCGCTCGTCTCGATAGGGGGATTGCCCGGAATCAGCTACCACATCGGCGGCGCGGACAGCGATTTGAAGTACGCCACCTGCGACGCGGCCGACGGAAGCGGCACCTGGAGCAAATACACTATTGACTCCGACGGCAAGACGGGGATGTACACCTGCGCGGCCGAGGTCGGAGGAAGGCCGGCGATCAGCTACGTGAACGCGCAAACCGGCGATCTGAAATACGCAATTTCCGACACCGCGGATCCATCGGGATCATGGACGAATGTGATTGTGGATTCGGGCGACGTCGGTGCGTGGAATACGGTGCTGCTTTTGTCCGGAGGGGTTCCGGTGATCGGCTATTACACTAACGACGGCGGCGGCGAATACAAAACCGCGACCGCGGACACGGCGGACGGCACGGGGAGTTGGACGATCCGATCCGTGCAGTCCGTCGGCGGCGGATTCATCGGAAGCGGCAGGCATATGGCGGCGGTCAATTCCACAATCGCGTCCGCGTTTTTCAACTTCAACGACACAAGGCTGCGCTTCGCGATAAACGGCGCCGCCGATGCGTCGGGAAGCTGGACGTTCCGCGATGTCGACGCGCTGGGCAATTCCAGGCAGCATGTCAGCCTCGCGGCGGTGGGCGGACTGCCGTCGCTCGGCTTTTTCGACGTGACGTCTCTCGGTCTGTGGGCGGCCTGGTGCGACGCGGCGGACGGAAGCGGAACATGGACTGTCGAGCCGGTGAAGGCGGGGATCAATGTAAACTACACTTCGGTCGCGGAAGTGGACGGCAGGATCGGCATCGCTTATTACGACGTTTCGGCCGGCCAGCTTAAACTTGCCGTCCGAAATCCGTAA
- a CDS encoding HD-GYP domain-containing protein, whose amino-acid sequence MNHATPNSGRTEIEIEYLMPGMVLASDIFDGDNVLLRSGTAVTQEFLNSLKRRGVEKIVVSDAVAADIKVQQSTMMGGETAARPALDIPEHLETELAANERDILSSAGVETAVEEQLLLETSECVEDVFSRLNEGNLESLNALKGPVSEMIKQSVSKPHAAVKLLDVEHFDQYTFRHSVNVGLIFFTVAKSHFPAEELEELMLGAILHDVGKVKIPREIIQKEGPLTREEFALMKKHPEYGVEMLKDYPGLSEKALDIVLSHHERWDGRGYPNGLLEDEITWIAQIAMVCDVYDALTTTRSYKAKMDFHAAMSIIVQGSGSHFSKKSVRALCTTLGLYPLGTFVLLSDRTVAVVKQVNEDALARPIVTVIYNEDGTKLPAPRDLNLAITPDLSIIRPITVHKLGAH is encoded by the coding sequence GTGAATCACGCTACACCGAATTCGGGCCGTACCGAGATTGAGATCGAATATCTCATGCCGGGAATGGTTCTCGCGTCGGACATATTCGACGGCGACAACGTTCTGCTTCGAAGCGGCACAGCGGTCACGCAGGAATTTCTGAACAGCCTCAAGCGGCGCGGCGTGGAAAAAATCGTGGTTTCCGACGCGGTGGCGGCCGACATCAAGGTGCAACAGTCCACGATGATGGGCGGCGAGACCGCAGCGAGGCCCGCGCTTGACATACCGGAGCATTTGGAAACGGAGCTGGCCGCGAATGAGCGGGACATCCTTTCTAGCGCGGGAGTGGAAACCGCGGTCGAGGAGCAGCTGCTTCTCGAAACCAGCGAGTGCGTCGAGGATGTTTTCTCCCGCCTGAACGAGGGCAATCTGGAAAGCCTTAACGCGCTCAAGGGGCCGGTATCCGAGATGATCAAGCAGTCCGTTTCCAAGCCGCACGCCGCGGTGAAGCTTCTTGACGTGGAGCACTTCGACCAGTACACATTCAGACACTCGGTGAACGTCGGGCTGATTTTCTTCACGGTCGCAAAGAGCCATTTTCCCGCGGAGGAACTTGAAGAGCTGATGCTCGGCGCGATTCTTCACGACGTGGGAAAAGTCAAAATCCCACGGGAAATCATCCAGAAGGAAGGGCCGCTGACACGCGAGGAATTCGCGCTGATGAAGAAGCACCCGGAGTACGGCGTTGAAATGCTAAAGGACTATCCGGGGCTCTCCGAAAAGGCTCTCGATATCGTTTTGTCTCATCACGAGCGCTGGGACGGGCGGGGCTATCCGAACGGGCTGCTGGAGGACGAGATAACCTGGATCGCGCAGATCGCGATGGTCTGCGACGTGTACGACGCGCTGACAACGACGCGCAGCTACAAGGCCAAGATGGACTTCCACGCGGCGATGAGCATAATCGTCCAGGGCTCGGGCTCCCACTTTTCAAAAAAGAGCGTGCGCGCTCTTTGCACCACGCTTGGACTGTACCCGCTGGGCACGTTCGTCCTGCTTTCCGACAGAACGGTGGCGGTGGTGAAGCAGGTGAACGAGGACGCTTTGGCGAGACCCATCGTGACCGTCATCTACAACGAAGACGGCACAAAGCTCCCCGCGCCGCGCGATTTGAACCTGGCAATCACTCCGGACTTGTCCATCATCAGGCCGATTACGGTCCACAAGCTCGGCGCGCATTGA
- a CDS encoding DUF885 domain-containing protein, whose amino-acid sequence MQEKRKRGRPPGIVKGFPKPRRRKLTAADKMFRRICREYEHNVYKFFPTYGTYMGLPEYDAKLSKPSLQWFLRWERVLSNTLEELKMVNADDLSADNRVDLEIGKNQIELELEELRDRPHWRRSPSMYFSEPMYGIYSVLTRGGKDLLSRANGIIARTEKLPKQLLFGMRNLDNPPRIFTESAILSAQGARVFFDTTVREFAGKLASSKAKRLRDACDAAVRSLDNYIEWMKTDLLPRSNGEWKAGARRFNNKLKKYHEVPFDADELYKLGQKIYKNTLNQLAATAKQIDKRRDWTKIVATLKDEHPSNAGLVDYYAKEMARARRFVIEKDLVSFPPKEQIKVVETPDFARPLIPYAAYLTPGMYEADQTGIFWVTTVAKGTPKDRAEEQLKGHSKYGIVVTALHEAYPGHHLQLTRANQKRRIFRHMHHTSVFAEGWALYCEEMMYEQGFYTDPRVRLFQLKDQLWRACRVMIDVALHTRDMTYEQAVNFLVEKAHLERPNAEAEVRRYCQTPTQPMSYVIGKHLMLELRDRLRERWGSKFTLKLFHDHVIDHGTIPISRVEELIIAYTTRT is encoded by the coding sequence GTGCAGGAAAAGCGCAAGCGCGGCAGGCCGCCGGGAATAGTGAAAGGATTTCCCAAGCCAAGGCGCAGAAAGCTGACGGCCGCCGACAAGATGTTCCGCAGAATTTGCCGCGAATACGAGCACAACGTGTACAAGTTTTTCCCGACATACGGCACCTATATGGGACTGCCCGAGTACGATGCGAAACTTTCGAAGCCTTCGCTTCAATGGTTCCTGCGTTGGGAACGCGTGCTGTCCAACACGCTGGAAGAGCTGAAGATGGTCAATGCGGACGATCTGTCCGCCGACAACCGGGTTGATTTGGAAATCGGAAAAAACCAGATCGAACTTGAGCTGGAAGAGCTTCGAGACCGCCCCCACTGGCGCCGCTCGCCATCCATGTACTTCTCCGAGCCGATGTACGGCATCTACTCGGTTCTCACGCGCGGCGGGAAAGATTTGCTGTCCCGCGCAAACGGGATAATAGCCCGCACCGAGAAACTGCCCAAACAGCTTCTCTTCGGCATGCGGAACCTGGACAATCCGCCGCGCATCTTTACGGAGAGCGCGATTCTGAGCGCGCAAGGCGCGCGCGTCTTTTTCGACACGACGGTGCGCGAATTCGCGGGAAAGCTGGCTTCCTCCAAGGCCAAGCGTTTGCGCGATGCGTGCGATGCTGCCGTCAGGTCGCTCGATAATTACATCGAATGGATGAAGACCGACCTTCTGCCCCGCAGCAATGGGGAATGGAAGGCCGGCGCGCGCCGGTTCAACAACAAGCTCAAGAAGTACCACGAAGTTCCGTTCGACGCGGACGAGTTGTACAAGCTGGGGCAAAAGATCTACAAAAACACGCTCAACCAGCTCGCCGCCACCGCGAAGCAAATTGACAAGCGCCGCGACTGGACGAAAATCGTCGCGACGCTTAAGGATGAACATCCGTCCAACGCGGGCCTGGTTGACTATTACGCCAAAGAAATGGCGCGCGCGCGCAGGTTCGTGATCGAAAAAGACCTTGTGTCCTTCCCGCCCAAGGAGCAAATCAAGGTGGTCGAAACTCCGGACTTCGCGCGTCCGTTGATCCCGTACGCGGCTTACCTGACGCCGGGAATGTACGAAGCCGATCAAACGGGAATATTTTGGGTGACGACGGTTGCGAAGGGAACTCCCAAGGACCGCGCCGAAGAGCAGCTGAAAGGCCACTCCAAGTACGGCATCGTCGTCACCGCGCTGCACGAGGCCTATCCCGGCCACCATCTGCAGCTCACGCGCGCCAACCAGAAAAGGCGCATCTTCCGTCACATGCACCACACCAGCGTATTCGCGGAGGGCTGGGCGCTTTACTGCGAAGAGATGATGTACGAGCAGGGCTTCTACACCGATCCCAGGGTAAGGTTGTTCCAGCTAAAAGACCAGCTCTGGCGGGCATGCAGGGTGATGATCGATGTCGCGCTCCACACCAGGGATATGACTTACGAGCAGGCCGTAAATTTCCTCGTGGAAAAGGCGCACTTGGAACGCCCCAACGCCGAAGCGGAGGTGCGGCGCTACTGTCAGACTCCGACCCAGCCGATGAGCTATGTCATTGGAAAGCACCTGATGCTGGAGCTTCGCGACCGGTTGAGGGAAAGGTGGGGGAGCAAATTCACGCTTAAACTGTTCCACGACCATGTGATCGACCATGGCACGATTCCGATAAGCCGCGTCGAGGAACTGATAATCGCGTACACAACCAGAACATAA
- a CDS encoding HD-GYP domain-containing protein, with protein sequence MTSDKTKSGFVEIDASALKSGQVLASDVFDGDSLLLRAGTKITDGFLAALHKRGITRVEVSGETAGMLKSRAGEASGKDSLEAERHTLELIEESGIQLSVDPEVLEEVSDCMEDVFTRLTQGMQVDLNIIKAPVAKAISQSLSRPNAAIKLLDVKHYDFYTFGHSVNVGLLFLALCRDQFPAAEIEKLAMGAVLHDIGKTKIPLEIIRKPGPLDAHEWNLIKKHPEFGAEILEEHGGFCEEAVWIAHQHHERWDGGGYPRGLKGDETHLVGQLAAVCDVYDALTTTRSYKPKMEFHDAMSIIVQGSGTQFSPRAVRTICSTVGLYPVGTFVMLSDGSVGVVRAVNAMVLVRPEVMLLYDERKRRIAPPKRLSLESSQDLTIARQLTSAEVGAMRG encoded by the coding sequence ATGACCTCCGACAAAACCAAAAGCGGATTCGTCGAAATCGATGCAAGCGCGCTCAAGTCCGGCCAGGTGCTGGCGAGCGATGTTTTCGACGGGGACAGCTTGCTGCTTCGGGCCGGCACCAAAATTACCGACGGCTTTTTGGCCGCGCTTCACAAGCGCGGAATCACGCGGGTTGAAGTGTCGGGCGAAACGGCGGGGATGCTCAAGTCGCGCGCCGGCGAGGCCTCCGGCAAGGACTCTCTGGAAGCGGAAAGGCATACGCTCGAGCTGATTGAGGAATCCGGTATTCAGCTTTCGGTCGATCCCGAAGTGCTTGAGGAAGTGTCCGACTGCATGGAGGACGTGTTCACGCGCCTGACGCAGGGGATGCAGGTGGATTTGAATATAATCAAAGCCCCGGTCGCGAAGGCGATCAGCCAGTCGCTTTCCCGTCCGAACGCGGCGATCAAGCTTCTCGACGTGAAGCACTACGATTTTTACACCTTCGGCCATTCCGTAAACGTCGGGCTGCTTTTCCTCGCGCTCTGCCGCGACCAATTTCCTGCCGCCGAAATCGAAAAGCTCGCGATGGGCGCGGTCCTCCACGACATCGGCAAAACCAAAATCCCGCTCGAAATAATCCGCAAGCCGGGGCCGCTGGATGCGCATGAATGGAATCTTATTAAAAAGCATCCTGAATTCGGAGCGGAGATACTGGAGGAGCATGGCGGATTCTGCGAGGAGGCGGTCTGGATTGCGCACCAGCACCACGAGCGCTGGGACGGGGGGGGATATCCTCGAGGGCTGAAGGGCGATGAAACACACCTTGTCGGCCAGCTTGCGGCGGTGTGCGACGTTTACGACGCGCTTACGACGACGCGCAGCTACAAGCCGAAGATGGAATTCCACGACGCGATGAGCATAATCGTTCAGGGATCGGGCACCCAGTTCTCCCCCCGTGCGGTGAGAACCATTTGCTCCACGGTCGGGCTGTATCCCGTGGGAACCTTCGTTATGCTGTCGGACGGCAGCGTGGGCGTTGTGCGCGCGGTTAACGCGATGGTGCTTGTGCGCCCGGAAGTGATGCTGCTTTACGACGAAAGGAAACGGCGCATAGCCCCGCCAAAAAGACTTTCGCTCGAATCTTCGCAGGATTTGACCATCGCGCGCCAGCTCACTTCGGCCGAAGTCGGCGCGATGCGCGGCTAG
- the modA gene encoding molybdate ABC transporter substrate-binding protein, with translation MTGIPAFFALRLFAIFLAIATVAQLSACNRPGGNDAGSDSEKNPAGQKKLAVMASDVFREPLLKAADLYRESTGVDVQVVLGKTGEIEKRAAAGGPCDLLLVADTGALDLLSAAGATGATGAVPLVRERIAVAVRRRDGGGKFLEAQNAVEFLKGAKKVAAASPEYAPSGRLSKKALEYYGLAKSLGGRLVELPSDETVLAYVKNGEADAGMVFSAPALADEGIAIVDFLPYEATGGAYYHALSLPSENREAAAFAEFLRTEKCRAIFMLAGFEVPPPAGNKKQDGKSGARRDDASA, from the coding sequence ATGACGGGGATTCCTGCTTTTTTCGCTCTTCGTCTGTTCGCGATTTTCCTCGCGATTGCGACTGTTGCGCAGCTTTCCGCCTGCAACAGGCCCGGCGGGAATGACGCGGGTTCCGATTCCGAAAAAAATCCCGCGGGGCAAAAAAAACTGGCCGTGATGGCCAGCGATGTATTCCGGGAGCCGCTTTTAAAGGCGGCGGATCTTTACCGCGAGTCAACCGGCGTGGATGTCCAAGTCGTATTGGGGAAAACCGGCGAAATCGAAAAACGGGCGGCCGCGGGCGGGCCTTGCGATTTGCTGCTCGTCGCGGATACGGGTGCGCTGGATTTGCTTTCTGCCGCGGGCGCGACCGGCGCGACAGGCGCGGTGCCGCTCGTGCGGGAACGGATCGCGGTCGCGGTAAGGCGGCGCGATGGGGGGGGGAAGTTTCTTGAAGCGCAAAACGCCGTGGAATTCCTGAAGGGAGCGAAAAAGGTCGCAGCCGCGTCGCCTGAATACGCGCCTTCGGGAAGGCTTTCCAAAAAAGCGCTGGAATACTACGGACTTGCCAAGTCGCTTGGCGGCAGGTTGGTCGAGTTGCCATCCGACGAGACCGTGCTTGCGTACGTCAAAAACGGAGAGGCGGACGCGGGAATGGTGTTTTCCGCACCAGCGCTGGCGGACGAGGGAATCGCAATTGTGGACTTTCTTCCATACGAGGCCACGGGGGGGGCGTATTACCATGCGCTTTCGCTTCCTTCTGAAAACAGGGAGGCGGCCGCGTTCGCCGAATTTCTGCGCACCGAAAAGTGTCGGGCGATTTTCATGTTAGCCGGCTTCGAAGTTCCTCCTCCGGCGGGAAACAAAAAGCAGGACGGCAAATCCGGCGCGCGGCGGGACGACGCTTCCGCGTGA
- a CDS encoding AAA family ATPase — MQIGLGTEGFVGQERAIAALSRFLARGHVPTTLLLSGPPGTGKTTLAAIFAKALLCARRAEAEGLGSCGECYSCRAMPAGPTADFMFVLPRTKQITVEVVEEDYDNFSTALRLPSQSPHRVILIDSAHALNEQTSNMMLKLFEEAPDKTVFILVTDHPYRLLPTIRSRCEEIRLSQVAPDALAAALSARGIEQGRAKRAAGYAQGKWTLALFAAQAAFHPAGKWSGGIPPWRAWREETENRKLGEWSRTAELGGGIAALDALHGLDDALEAARRTGDGDTLLDVFMFLARGLWDSACRREEELIAWTLPDKEMLGEKAKDAKRWDIKAERKNELLRAAEKTALDWVRESLSRLGAAGGGSRARIVFDAAVLDRAEMWIEQNVMEDYVMAALGAGLGR; from the coding sequence GTGCAAATCGGATTGGGCACGGAAGGTTTCGTCGGCCAGGAACGCGCCATCGCCGCGCTGTCCCGGTTTCTCGCGCGCGGGCATGTTCCCACAACCCTCCTGCTTTCCGGGCCGCCGGGAACGGGCAAGACCACGCTCGCCGCGATATTCGCCAAGGCGCTTCTTTGCGCCCGAAGAGCGGAGGCCGAAGGGCTCGGCTCTTGCGGCGAATGCTATTCCTGCCGCGCGATGCCGGCCGGGCCGACGGCGGATTTCATGTTCGTCCTGCCCCGCACAAAGCAGATCACCGTCGAGGTTGTGGAAGAGGACTACGACAACTTTTCAACGGCTCTCCGGCTTCCTTCGCAGTCGCCGCATCGCGTAATCCTGATAGACAGCGCGCACGCGCTGAACGAGCAGACAAGCAACATGATGCTCAAGCTGTTCGAGGAAGCGCCGGACAAAACCGTTTTCATCCTCGTCACCGACCATCCGTACCGGCTGCTGCCCACCATAAGGAGCCGTTGCGAGGAGATCAGGCTCTCGCAGGTTGCGCCCGACGCGCTTGCCGCCGCGTTGTCCGCGCGCGGAATCGAGCAGGGACGCGCAAAGCGCGCCGCGGGCTACGCCCAGGGCAAGTGGACGCTCGCGCTGTTCGCCGCGCAGGCCGCGTTCCATCCCGCCGGAAAATGGAGCGGAGGGATTCCGCCATGGCGGGCGTGGCGCGAAGAGACGGAAAACCGGAAACTCGGCGAGTGGAGCCGCACCGCGGAGCTTGGAGGAGGGATAGCCGCGCTCGACGCGCTTCACGGACTTGACGATGCGCTGGAGGCGGCCAGGCGCACCGGCGACGGCGACACGCTGCTGGACGTTTTCATGTTCCTTGCACGCGGGCTGTGGGATTCGGCCTGCAGAAGGGAGGAGGAGCTTATCGCCTGGACGCTTCCCGACAAGGAAATGCTGGGCGAAAAAGCGAAGGACGCGAAGCGCTGGGACATCAAGGCTGAGCGCAAAAACGAGCTTTTGCGCGCGGCCGAGAAAACCGCGCTGGATTGGGTAAGGGAATCGCTGTCGAGGCTCGGCGCGGCCGGCGGCGGATCGCGCGCCAGGATCGTGTTCGACGCGGCGGTGCTGGATCGCGCCGAGATGTGGATCGAGCAAAACGTGATGGAGGACTACGTGATGGCCGCGCTGGGCGCCGGATTGGGGAGGTAA